From one Gemella morbillorum genomic stretch:
- a CDS encoding virulence-associated E family protein has protein sequence MKKLALEDANVAVLMNSEMVANAKDIFNVVGEETSKDDELDWLSQLERSEEGKIQKTINNIVLILEHDPNLKGKIAIDTFSNRGLVFGKLPWDKHYDASKDHRDWSEVDDASFSRYLESVYKITGQDKQDKALLIVSDSNRINYVEQYLTNLKWDGVPRIDTLLIDYFGAEDNAFTREAIRKSLVAAVARAIIGGVKFDVMTILAGPQGVGKSTFFSILGKEWFNDSLQTFEGKEASELIQGSWIVEVGELTAMNRHDTNAIKQFLSKREDIYREAYGRRTSKYPRRCVFYGTSNDDEFLKDPTGNRRFWPIDICLGDIKKSVWEDLPKEVDQVWAEAYTLFVMGESLQLSKAAEELANIAREHHKESNAKEGLIRDYLDKPITENWYSLDKGARLQILSGKFDNDAPVVYRQKVCAVEVYEECLKGDLRFMKRSDAKEINQIISNIVGWIKEEKSSRFGVYGPQKGFKRV, from the coding sequence ATGAAAAAACTAGCTCTTGAAGATGCTAATGTAGCAGTTTTGATGAATAGTGAAATGGTGGCCAACGCTAAAGATATATTTAATGTAGTTGGTGAAGAAACCTCTAAAGATGACGAATTAGACTGGCTTTCTCAACTAGAAAGAAGTGAAGAAGGTAAAATTCAAAAAACTATAAATAACATAGTATTAATCTTGGAACATGATCCAAATTTAAAAGGGAAAATTGCCATAGACACATTCAGTAACAGAGGCTTAGTTTTTGGCAAGCTTCCGTGGGATAAGCATTACGACGCAAGCAAAGACCACAGGGACTGGTCAGAGGTGGACGATGCATCTTTTTCAAGATATTTGGAAAGTGTCTATAAAATAACAGGTCAAGATAAGCAAGACAAGGCACTTTTAATAGTCAGTGATAGCAACAGAATTAATTATGTGGAACAATATCTAACCAATTTAAAATGGGATGGTGTACCAAGAATAGACACCTTACTAATAGATTATTTTGGGGCGGAAGACAACGCATTTACAAGAGAAGCTATTCGAAAAAGTTTAGTCGCTGCGGTAGCAAGAGCCATTATTGGTGGAGTTAAATTTGACGTTATGACAATTCTTGCTGGTCCTCAAGGAGTTGGGAAAAGTACATTCTTTTCTATATTAGGCAAAGAGTGGTTTAACGACAGCTTACAAACTTTCGAAGGTAAAGAGGCTTCTGAACTTATCCAAGGAAGCTGGATTGTCGAGGTAGGAGAACTTACCGCAATGAACAGGCATGATACTAATGCAATTAAGCAATTCTTGAGTAAAAGAGAAGATATATACAGGGAAGCGTATGGAAGACGTACAAGCAAGTATCCCAGAAGATGTGTTTTCTATGGTACGTCAAATGATGATGAATTTTTAAAAGATCCAACTGGAAATAGACGTTTTTGGCCTATTGATATTTGCTTAGGTGATATTAAAAAAAGTGTTTGGGAGGATTTACCAAAAGAGGTTGACCAGGTATGGGCCGAAGCATATACCCTGTTTGTAATGGGTGAAAGCTTGCAACTTAGTAAGGCGGCCGAAGAGTTGGCCAATATTGCACGGGAACATCATAAAGAGTCTAACGCGAAAGAAGGCTTGATACGTGATTACCTTGATAAACCTATTACTGAGAACTGGTATTCTCTTGATAAGGGTGCAAGATTACAGATTTTATCAGGTAAATTTGATAATGATGCACCAGTAGTTTACAGGCAAAAAGTTTGTGCAGTTGAAGTTTATGAAGAATGCCTAAAAGGTGATTTACGATTCATGAAAAGAAGTGATGCAAAAGAGATAAACCAAATAATTAGTAATATAGTTGGGTGGATTAAGGAAGAAAAATCATCACGTTTTGGAGTTTACGGTCCTCAAAAAGGATTTAAAAGAGTGTAA
- a CDS encoding VRR-NUC domain-containing protein, whose product MIEKQIEKYLTKKIKDLKGLCLKFESPGYTGVPDRIIILKNKPVAFVELKRPIGGRYSARQKLVERDFNRLGQKVYKVKNKEEVDKLVEELIK is encoded by the coding sequence ATGATAGAAAAGCAAATTGAAAAATATTTAACAAAGAAAATTAAAGACTTAAAAGGTTTGTGTTTGAAATTTGAGTCACCTGGATATACGGGTGTACCAGATAGGATTATTATTTTAAAAAATAAACCCGTTGCTTTTGTTGAATTGAAAAGACCTATAGGTGGTAGATATTCAGCAAGGCAAAAATTAGTAGAGAGAGATTTTAATAGGTTAGGTCAAAAAGTTTATAAAGTAAAAAATAAAGAAGAGGTAGATAAGTTAGTAGAGGAGTTGATAAAGTGA
- a CDS encoding DEAD/DEAH box helicase, which translates to MKDFIPHKYQLTAINHVINVPKCGLFLDMGLGKTVSTLTAIKELKYNRFQVNKVLIIAPKKVAEGTWSKEKDKWSHTKDFRVSLVLGSQQKRIKALSVSADIYIINRENIPWLVDYLRNDWYFDTVVIDESSSFKNSQSKRFKALKMVLPKINRLIELTGTPSPNGVEDLWAQIYLLDQGERLEKYITHFRNRYMEPNNRNRSQIFDYKVKEGVYDHIINKISDICISMKTEDYLELPDLSYNEIPVILSDKARKDYDKMERDFVLEIEDAAEEITAVNAAALSNKLLQISNGAVYDSSGVYTEVHNAKIDSFLELVESLQGRSLLVFYNFQHDKERIKKALEKSNLVVRELKTVQDEDDWNARKIDILLTHPASAAYGLNLQEGGNHVCWFGLTWNLEHYQQANKRLHRQGQKEKVIIHHLVTQGTRDEDVMRALDSKADVQEEIMQSLKARIKKVKEGVNK; encoded by the coding sequence GTGAAAGATTTTATTCCACATAAATATCAATTAACGGCAATTAATCATGTAATCAATGTTCCTAAGTGCGGATTATTTCTTGATATGGGGTTGGGAAAAACAGTATCAACCTTAACAGCAATTAAAGAATTAAAATACAATAGGTTTCAAGTTAACAAAGTGTTGATTATTGCACCGAAAAAAGTGGCAGAGGGAACATGGTCGAAAGAAAAAGATAAGTGGAGTCATACAAAAGATTTCAGAGTAAGTCTAGTATTAGGAAGTCAACAAAAGAGGATTAAAGCTTTAAGTGTAAGTGCCGATATATATATTATCAATCGTGAAAACATTCCATGGTTAGTAGATTATCTGAGGAATGATTGGTATTTCGATACGGTTGTGATTGATGAAAGCAGTAGTTTTAAAAATAGTCAAAGTAAGAGATTTAAAGCTTTGAAAATGGTGCTACCTAAGATTAATAGGTTGATAGAGTTAACAGGAACACCAAGTCCTAATGGAGTTGAAGATTTGTGGGCCCAAATATATTTACTTGATCAAGGAGAGAGATTAGAGAAATATATCACTCATTTTAGAAATAGATATATGGAGCCAAACAATAGGAATAGGAGTCAAATTTTTGATTATAAAGTTAAAGAAGGAGTCTACGACCACATTATTAATAAGATTTCAGATATTTGTATAAGCATGAAAACAGAGGATTATTTAGAACTTCCAGACTTATCTTATAATGAAATTCCAGTTATTTTAAGTGACAAAGCTAGAAAAGATTATGACAAAATGGAAAGAGATTTTGTCCTGGAGATTGAAGATGCAGCAGAAGAAATAACAGCAGTCAATGCAGCAGCCTTATCTAATAAGCTATTACAAATCAGTAATGGGGCTGTCTATGATAGTTCAGGAGTGTACACCGAAGTTCACAACGCAAAAATCGATTCTTTTCTTGAGTTGGTAGAAAGTTTGCAAGGCCGAAGTTTATTAGTTTTTTACAACTTTCAACACGACAAAGAACGAATTAAGAAAGCGTTAGAGAAAAGCAATTTAGTAGTTCGAGAACTTAAGACGGTTCAAGATGAGGATGATTGGAATGCAAGAAAGATTGACATTTTACTAACTCATCCGGCAAGTGCAGCTTACGGACTTAATTTGCAAGAAGGCGGGAATCATGTTTGTTGGTTCGGTTTGACGTGGAATTTAGAACATTACCAACAAGCTAATAAGCGACTACATAGACAAGGCCAAAAGGAAAAAGTAATAATTCACCACTTAGTGACTCAGGGAACGAGAGATGAAGATGTAATGAGGGCCTTAGACAGCAAAGCAGATGTGCAAGAAGAGATTATGCAAAGCTTGAAAGCAAGAATTAAGAAAGTTAAAGAGGGGGTTAATAAATGA
- a CDS encoding helix-turn-helix domain-containing protein, with amino-acid sequence MTNLQKIMDQMKITDKELHKVSGVHFNVIKLIRTGQRLSPRFKTLKRLADVLGCSPKDIGG; translated from the coding sequence ATGACCAACCTACAAAAAATAATGGATCAGATGAAAATAACTGATAAAGAATTACACAAAGTATCAGGAGTACATTTTAACGTGATTAAACTAATCAGAACTGGACAAAGGCTGAGTCCAAGATTTAAAACGTTGAAAAGGCTGGCAGATGTATTAGGATGTAGTCCAAAGGATATAGGAGGTTAA
- a CDS encoding HNH endonuclease signature motif containing protein yields MENSGWFKKGCKPNETSFKKGNIPWNKGLKGLTGANRTSFKKGNLPHNTREMYSERLSKDGYIEIKVGRNKWLGKHRYIWEQHYKKEVPKGKVIIFLDGNNRNFDIDNLKLISRGALLILNRRYRHILKDKELMRSCVDLSELIYTLSKKKK; encoded by the coding sequence ATGGAAAATAGTGGATGGTTTAAAAAAGGGTGTAAACCAAATGAGACAAGTTTTAAAAAAGGAAACATACCCTGGAATAAAGGTTTAAAAGGACTTACGGGAGCAAATAGAACTAGCTTCAAGAAAGGAAACTTACCTCATAATACAAGAGAAATGTATTCAGAGAGATTAAGCAAAGATGGATATATTGAAATAAAAGTGGGAAGAAATAAGTGGCTAGGTAAACACAGATATATCTGGGAACAGCACTATAAAAAGGAAGTTCCAAAAGGTAAAGTAATTATTTTTCTTGATGGAAATAATAGAAATTTTGATATAGATAATTTAAAACTTATATCCAGAGGAGCATTATTAATTCTGAACAGGAGATATAGACATATCTTAAAAGATAAAGAATTAATGAGATCGTGTGTTGATTTGAGCGAATTAATATACACGTTAAGTAAGAAGAAAAAGTAG
- a CDS encoding YopX family protein: MLQPKVYIKKLDLVLPVEIINFHEKTVEVYLNDNADYVQFDFDEVRFLKNTGYKDKNGNCICEYDIVKYHDDGEDEDLKGSIFIVVKEQCGTSYYLEYHGFNMANLINSYQDITVIGNICESEELVE; the protein is encoded by the coding sequence ATGTTACAGCCAAAAGTGTATATTAAAAAATTAGATTTAGTATTGCCAGTGGAAATTATTAATTTTCATGAAAAAACAGTTGAAGTTTATTTAAACGACAATGCAGACTATGTGCAGTTTGATTTTGATGAAGTGAGATTTTTAAAAAACACTGGATATAAAGATAAAAACGGCAACTGTATCTGTGAATACGATATAGTCAAGTATCATGATGATGGAGAAGATGAAGATTTAAAAGGTAGTATCTTTATAGTAGTCAAAGAACAGTGTGGAACATCTTATTATTTAGAATATCACGGTTTTAATATGGCTAATCTAATAAATTCATATCAAGATATAACGGTCATAGGTAACATATGCGAAAGTGAGGAGTTGGTGGAGTGA
- a CDS encoding sigma-70 family RNA polymerase sigma factor produces MNREYTVDDAKFFLKNYKNIQMECNDFLLNAYQPADKNEVSTQKTGRENERNIIKKLDNKVYQENRRVLKCIEQFLKSLDPESYRIIYAKYFNRMKNYDIANKYHMDISTVKRIVKRLMDDFLKILNNF; encoded by the coding sequence ATGAATAGAGAATATACAGTGGATGACGCAAAATTTTTTTTAAAGAACTATAAAAACATACAAATGGAATGCAACGATTTTTTATTAAATGCTTATCAACCGGCAGACAAGAACGAGGTTAGCACGCAAAAGACAGGTAGGGAAAATGAGAGAAACATCATTAAAAAGCTTGATAACAAGGTATATCAAGAGAATAGACGTGTGTTGAAATGTATTGAGCAGTTTCTAAAATCTCTAGATCCCGAGAGTTACAGAATAATATATGCTAAATATTTTAATCGTATGAAGAACTATGATATAGCTAACAAATACCATATGGATATTTCAACTGTTAAAAGGATTGTCAAGCGATTAATGGACGATTTTTTAAAAATTTTAAATAATTTCTAA
- a CDS encoding terminase small subunit, with amino-acid sequence MAKLTLKQRKFADEYIISGNIEQSALNAGYSANYSRSQSHKLLANVGIKSYIDERLKEIESEKTATQQEVLEYLTSVMRGEHKEQTLIGRGQGFQEITNISVSAKDRLKAADILNKIHMAREEKSATATENIVIVDRWEDG; translated from the coding sequence TTGGCAAAATTGACATTAAAACAACGGAAATTTGCTGATGAGTACATCATTAGTGGAAACATTGAACAATCAGCATTAAATGCGGGTTATTCGGCTAATTACTCAAGAAGTCAATCGCATAAATTGTTGGCAAATGTTGGCATAAAATCCTACATAGACGAACGACTCAAAGAGATAGAATCAGAAAAAACAGCAACGCAACAAGAAGTACTTGAGTATTTAACCTCAGTAATGAGAGGAGAGCATAAAGAACAAACGCTTATAGGACGTGGTCAGGGATTTCAAGAGATCACTAATATATCAGTAAGTGCCAAAGACAGATTAAAGGCTGCCGATATTCTCAACAAGATTCATATGGCGAGAGAAGAGAAGAGTGCTACTGCCACTGAAAATATTGTAATTGTGGATAGGTGGGAAGATGGCTAA
- a CDS encoding PBSX family phage terminase large subunit, which produces MAKFDVQKNVNPHFKDVWLSKVPYNVLKGGRNSFKSSVIALKLIKDVSKMIAKGEKANVVVIRKVANTIRDSVFNKINWAINMYGLTDSFKSTVSPFKITHKVTGSSFYFYGADDFQKLKSNDINNIIAVWYEEAAEFDSQEEFDQTNITFMRQKHKLVPFVKFYWSYNPPRNPYAWINEWSEEMKTVENYLVHESSYLNDELGFVTDQMLADINRIKENDFDYYLYIYLGKPVGIGNNVYNMTCFHPLQELPSNDKIIGISYALDTGHQQSATACGAYGITAKGNVILLDTFYYSPAGRAVKAAPSDLTIMINDFISRVQDLYNVPTIKLTIDSAEGALRNQYFKDFGIRWNPVAKRKNQTMIDTVTSLLAQGRFFYLDNENNKIFIEEHKIYRYDEKTIKTPEPKVIKEDDHTVDEFKYFVLDNAKLLGLKV; this is translated from the coding sequence ATGGCTAAGTTTGATGTTCAAAAGAACGTGAATCCACATTTCAAAGATGTTTGGCTTTCTAAAGTGCCTTACAATGTGTTAAAAGGCGGAAGGAACAGTTTTAAATCTTCTGTAATAGCTTTAAAATTAATTAAAGATGTGTCGAAAATGATTGCTAAAGGTGAGAAAGCCAATGTTGTAGTAATCAGGAAAGTGGCAAATACTATTCGAGATAGTGTCTTTAATAAGATAAATTGGGCCATAAACATGTACGGCTTAACAGATTCATTCAAAAGCACAGTATCTCCGTTTAAAATAACTCACAAAGTCACAGGTTCAAGCTTTTATTTCTATGGCGCAGATGACTTTCAAAAGTTAAAATCGAATGATATTAACAATATAATAGCTGTATGGTATGAGGAAGCCGCAGAATTTGACAGCCAGGAGGAGTTTGACCAAACTAACATTACTTTTATGAGGCAGAAACATAAATTAGTGCCGTTCGTGAAATTTTACTGGAGCTATAATCCCCCTAGAAATCCTTATGCATGGATTAATGAGTGGAGTGAAGAAATGAAAACAGTTGAAAATTATCTAGTGCATGAATCAAGTTATTTGAATGATGAATTAGGATTTGTAACTGATCAAATGTTAGCAGATATCAACAGAATTAAAGAAAATGACTTTGATTATTATCTTTATATTTATTTAGGTAAACCAGTGGGAATAGGGAATAATGTCTACAATATGACTTGCTTTCATCCATTACAAGAGTTACCTAGCAATGATAAAATCATAGGAATATCTTATGCGCTCGATACAGGACACCAACAAAGTGCGACAGCGTGTGGCGCTTATGGTATTACTGCTAAAGGTAACGTAATATTACTTGATACGTTTTATTATTCTCCTGCAGGAAGAGCTGTTAAAGCTGCGCCTAGTGATTTAACTATTATGATTAATGATTTTATTTCTAGAGTGCAAGATCTCTACAATGTGCCAACTATTAAATTAACAATAGATAGTGCAGAGGGAGCATTAAGGAATCAGTATTTTAAAGATTTTGGGATTAGATGGAACCCAGTTGCTAAAAGAAAAAATCAAACCATGATTGATACAGTAACAAGTTTATTAGCGCAAGGAAGATTTTTTTATTTAGATAACGAAAACAATAAGATATTCATTGAAGAACACAAAATATACAGATATGATGAGAAAACTATTAAAACACCAGAACCAAAAGTAATTAAAGAAGATGATCACACGGTTGACGAATTTAAGTATTTTGTTTTGGACAATGCAAAATTATTAGGATTAAAAGTATAG
- a CDS encoding phage portal protein, whose protein sequence is MRGSLTSILDHPKIVVSSEEYNRIKNNLTYFQSKFKDVTYLNTDGEQRTRKFNHLPLARTACKKIAGLVYNEQAEITVDNETINEFVNDILLNDRFNKNFERYLESCLALGGMAMRPYFDGKTIKIAFIQAPVFLPLQSNMQDVSSAAIVTKTVKSQGKTNTYYTLIEFHEWNNEDLTITNELYKSTNSETIGSQTLLSELYENLEENIVIKGLSRPLFTYLKTPGMNNKDINSPLGLSIFDNAKTTIDFINRTYDEFMWEIKMGQRRVAVPDGLTNMTFQAGKDNKFVTKRRFETDQNVFVQIGGGLDDNKIVDLTTPIRADDYIKAINKGLAMFEMQVGVSGGMFSFDGKTMKTATEVVSENSDTFQLRNSIVSLVEHSIKELVVSICELGKAHGIYNGEIPKLEDISVNLDDGVFTDRNAELDYWVKALASGIVSKQYAISKVLGVTDEEAGKMLSEINDEAQPDLERTDEVIYGDKE, encoded by the coding sequence ATGCGAGGTAGTTTAACAAGCATATTAGACCATCCGAAGATAGTTGTATCTTCAGAAGAATACAATCGAATAAAGAACAATTTAACATACTTCCAGAGTAAGTTTAAAGATGTTACCTACCTTAACACGGACGGAGAACAGCGCACAAGGAAGTTTAATCACTTACCATTAGCAAGAACAGCTTGTAAGAAGATAGCTGGACTAGTTTATAACGAACAAGCAGAGATCACAGTTGATAATGAAACAATTAATGAGTTTGTTAACGATATTCTTTTAAATGACAGATTTAACAAGAATTTTGAACGATATCTTGAGAGTTGTTTAGCATTAGGTGGAATGGCAATGAGGCCTTATTTTGATGGCAAAACTATTAAGATAGCATTCATTCAAGCACCAGTATTTTTACCATTGCAAAGCAATATGCAAGATGTAAGCAGTGCAGCTATTGTTACTAAAACAGTTAAAAGCCAAGGTAAGACTAATACTTATTACACCTTAATTGAGTTTCACGAATGGAATAATGAAGACTTAACGATAACTAATGAGTTGTATAAATCTACTAATTCAGAAACAATAGGTAGTCAAACGTTGTTAAGTGAATTATATGAGAATCTTGAAGAAAACATTGTGATTAAAGGATTAAGTAGACCGTTATTTACTTATTTAAAAACACCAGGAATGAACAACAAGGATATTAACAGCCCATTAGGACTTTCAATATTTGACAATGCTAAAACAACGATTGATTTCATTAATAGAACATATGATGAATTCATGTGGGAAATAAAAATGGGACAAAGAAGAGTTGCTGTTCCTGATGGATTAACAAACATGACTTTTCAAGCTGGCAAAGACAATAAGTTCGTGACTAAACGAAGATTTGAAACTGATCAAAATGTGTTTGTTCAAATAGGAGGAGGACTTGACGATAATAAAATCGTTGATTTAACTACACCAATCAGAGCTGATGATTATATCAAAGCTATTAACAAAGGATTAGCAATGTTTGAAATGCAAGTTGGAGTTAGTGGTGGAATGTTTAGTTTTGACGGAAAGACAATGAAGACAGCAACAGAGGTTGTCAGCGAAAATTCAGACACTTTCCAACTAAGAAACAGCATTGTGTCACTAGTAGAACATTCAATCAAAGAGCTTGTAGTATCTATTTGTGAATTAGGTAAGGCACATGGAATATATAACGGTGAAATACCTAAACTTGAAGATATATCTGTTAACCTTGATGATGGAGTGTTCACAGATAGAAATGCAGAGCTTGATTATTGGGTTAAAGCATTAGCAAGTGGAATTGTTAGTAAGCAGTATGCTATTTCAAAAGTGTTAGGAGTAACTGATGAAGAAGCTGGCAAAATGTTATCCGAAATTAATGATGAAGCACAACCAGACCTTGAAAGAACTGACGAGGTAATCTATGGAGATAAAGAATAA
- a CDS encoding phage minor capsid protein, whose protein sequence is MEIKNNDGKYWVKSKEVEKLYHELTMQMMNNIIRRLKQRGTADLIDNPYIWQLEKLNDMHLLTEESVRDISKRTGVAEHVFKDVIANEGYKIYRDSHQQLAQALKTNVKPNPLVQDSLNSLAKQTMFELNNLINTTMPKALQNNYKKTLESAVASVVSGTKSHNKALSEAVLKMYERGFTAFRDRGGKTWTVERYAQTVIRTTTFRTYREMRERSADELGVDTFYYSTKSSARELCAPLQHQIVTKGVARTINGERVLSLPDYGYGSPGGCLGINCGHYLTPFVVGVNYKPDLPDYLEHLSEAEAKQNALDKARLKAFDREIRINRDKQKLIRNLDDKEMLQKLKLREKTLLGGRKNLIEKNPTVVDKYPAKNVEDKPKKVYNKDRRDYKVLNISQIEKLQKNSDTVYNKFTDKELKSLKSYTQGGYQQINDYLVGDEYYKRGEDVKNIDSAIRKFKLDKDLITFRGTKAKYFKGVSEGDIISGKVFYSTSLDKDQAMAFYTDIKDYYEEEAKFLEIHVPKGTKALYIGANTNYEVNEKELLLSNKLKYKVKKIDGDRMILEVHNDE, encoded by the coding sequence ATGGAGATAAAGAATAATGACGGTAAATATTGGGTAAAATCAAAAGAAGTTGAAAAATTGTACCACGAATTAACGATGCAGATGATGAACAATATTATCAGGAGATTAAAGCAACGTGGGACGGCTGATTTAATCGATAATCCTTATATTTGGCAATTAGAAAAATTAAATGATATGCACCTATTAACAGAAGAAAGTGTAAGAGATATTTCAAAACGAACAGGAGTAGCTGAGCATGTGTTCAAAGATGTAATTGCTAACGAGGGGTATAAGATTTATCGAGATAGTCATCAACAATTGGCACAGGCTTTAAAAACTAATGTTAAACCTAATCCGTTAGTTCAAGATAGTTTGAACTCGTTAGCAAAACAGACAATGTTTGAACTTAATAATCTAATTAATACAACAATGCCGAAAGCTCTACAAAATAATTATAAAAAGACTTTAGAGAGTGCGGTTGCTAGTGTAGTGTCTGGTACAAAGTCGCACAATAAAGCATTATCAGAAGCGGTTTTAAAAATGTACGAGCGAGGATTTACAGCCTTTAGAGATAGAGGTGGAAAAACTTGGACTGTAGAGCGTTACGCACAAACGGTAATACGCACAACGACATTTAGGACTTATCGAGAAATGAGGGAACGCTCCGCAGATGAATTAGGAGTGGATACATTTTACTACAGCACTAAATCAAGTGCTAGAGAATTGTGTGCACCTCTACAACATCAAATAGTAACTAAAGGAGTAGCAAGAACTATTAATGGTGAAAGAGTGTTAAGTTTACCGGACTATGGATACGGCAGTCCCGGAGGTTGTTTAGGAATAAACTGTGGACACTATTTGACACCATTTGTAGTAGGTGTGAATTATAAACCTGATTTACCTGATTATTTAGAACACTTATCTGAAGCGGAAGCTAAACAAAACGCTCTTGATAAAGCGAGATTAAAAGCATTTGATCGTGAGATTAGAATTAACAGAGATAAGCAAAAGTTAATAAGGAATTTAGATGATAAAGAGATGTTACAAAAGTTGAAATTGAGAGAAAAAACTCTTTTAGGCGGGCGTAAGAATCTTATAGAAAAGAATCCCACAGTAGTTGATAAGTATCCTGCTAAAAATGTTGAAGATAAGCCGAAAAAGGTGTATAATAAAGATAGGAGAGATTATAAGGTTTTAAATATTTCTCAAATTGAGAAATTACAGAAAAATAGTGATACTGTATATAATAAATTCACTGATAAAGAATTGAAATCTTTAAAATCTTATACACAAGGCGGCTATCAACAAATTAATGATTATTTAGTTGGTGATGAATACTATAAACGTGGGGAAGATGTTAAAAATATTGATTCTGCCATTAGAAAGTTTAAGTTAGATAAAGATTTGATAACTTTTAGAGGTACAAAAGCTAAATATTTTAAAGGTGTTAGTGAAGGGGATATTATTTCAGGTAAAGTATTCTATTCAACAAGTTTAGATAAAGATCAAGCAATGGCTTTCTATACTGATATAAAAGATTATTACGAGGAGGAAGCTAAGTTTTTAGAAATTCACGTCCCTAAAGGTACAAAAGCTTTATATATTGGAGCGAATACAAATTATGAAGTTAACGAAAAAGAATTGTTACTTTCTAACAAATTGAAATATAAGGTTAAAAAAATTGATGGGGACCGAATGATTTTGGAGGTGCATAACGATGAGTAA
- a CDS encoding phage scaffolding protein — protein MSLKREMLVEAGVTDKDAIDKIMQAYGAGLENAKNQAKTELTAENETLKSQLESQKTKLEELTKSNDANSEVKQALEKLQEEYNQFKVDSDNKLAQINKTNAIALALKDVKAHDSDVLMKLIDVDKIELGEDGKPKLDEVVNSLRESKPFLFEQEQQANTPQISVGGNPSGTGQNTKDPFQAIIDLYK, from the coding sequence ATGAGCCTAAAAAGAGAAATGTTGGTTGAAGCAGGGGTTACAGATAAGGATGCGATTGATAAAATCATGCAAGCGTACGGTGCAGGTTTGGAAAACGCAAAAAATCAAGCGAAAACAGAATTGACTGCTGAAAATGAAACATTAAAATCACAACTTGAATCACAAAAAACTAAACTTGAAGAGCTTACTAAAAGTAATGATGCTAATTCAGAGGTTAAACAGGCTTTAGAAAAATTACAAGAAGAATACAATCAATTCAAGGTTGATAGTGATAACAAGTTGGCACAAATAAATAAAACAAATGCTATTGCTTTGGCACTAAAAGATGTTAAGGCACACGATAGCGATGTTCTGATGAAACTTATCGATGTGGATAAGATTGAGTTAGGAGAAGATGGAAAGCCTAAACTTGATGAGGTAGTTAACTCGTTAAGAGAAAGTAAACCTTTCTTATTTGAACAGGAACAACAAGCGAACACACCTCAAATTTCAGTAGGGGGCAATCCTAGTGGAACTGGACAAAATACAAAAGATCCATTCCAAGCAATTATAGATTTATATAAATAA